The genomic segment AATCACTTTGAAGGGCCAAGTCCTCAGTGACCTTCACCTTGACATGTAAAGGGCCTAGTGCAGAAGCTCTTGGTAAGTGCAGACTGCATGCACAAAAGATGTTCACTTTTAAATTCTAATAGTTTTAAGGGTTGGGTTTAAGTTTGCCATGTCCTGCTATAGTTAGGGTTTAGGGAAACCAAATACCTCAGCTGAGATATAGGAGCTGTTAACCAGGCCATGAACCTGCAGATCAGTACCGTGCACTCCCCAAAGTTGTGGAGGGGATATAGAAATCCAAgatatttgatttctttccatttttttttcaattgaagGAAAGTCCAGCCCCCTCCAAATGGCAAAAGCCTTGACAAAGTCACTAAGTGGAGACAAACCTGGGACTAATAGAAGGCATAAAAGAGGGTCAGCCAGATCCAGCCATGCAAAGCCCCAGGAACTTAGAGTAGGCATTCCCAAGAGGCAATGCTTGTGCGACCCCATCACTTTCCCTGGTGCACTAAACAAGCCCCACTGGCTTCACTTCTGGCATATCAAAAGTGTCTGTCACCTCCTTGCTTTTTCTCTACAgcttttttttacagaagagcCCAGTTCTTTGTCAAGGGATTGGGTTACTTTGAACAGCAAGGGAGGTTACTTCTCTGTGACAATCTTCCTTGTTCCACTCATAacaatgtttttcttggcaGGTCTATGGGGCTTGGTAAACAATGCTGGCGTCTCCACCTTTGGAGAGGTGGAATTTGCAAGTTTAGACAACTACAAGAATGTGGCAGAGATCAACCTGTGGGGCACCGTGAGGGTGACGAAGGCTTTCCTACCCCTCATTCGGAGAGCTAAAGGTACAGCCTGAGTCATGTGGCAAGACTCAAGAGAGCTTTTACAGCACAGCAAAGAGAGGTAGCTAAAAATCATTACTTGGAGTGTGCTTTGAGGAGTGCCTGTGCAGCCTGTGGAGGGTGTCTGAGGCACGCAGGCAAGCTAGACAGCAGGGTTGAAAATGCTTCATGTTTGGTAGTGCAAGCCCCTCTTGGGGCAGTCCAGGCACCTACACTGCAGGTGCTATCTTAAACATCCCAGGAATCGGAGACCCTTGTGCAGTGCTGACAGATAAGACACAGGACTCCAAGACACCTTTAGGAAAAGTGACTGGAGGCCAGACAAAGTAACTCTGGCCTCCAGAGTCCACCAAGGGCTTATGTTTAGATAACCGAATCTTCTCCCTTCATGTTACTCACTTGACAGATGATTGCAGAGTGGTAGTGGTTGACAGCCATTTTAGTTATCTTGCAAAACAACAGTATTATCAAAAgtcttcattttatattttaaaaaaatacatatatgtaaGTAGAACTCCAAAGAGCTTCCTTATTTAGCCTGTGTGAGAGAAAGCTGTCACAGCTGTGTGTTCTGTAAGGACAGAAAGGGGTTATATAGAGAAGATTGCTCAGACACTGTTTCCGGAAAGTAAGTACCCAGTAAACAAACCCCATCTCCCTATGAGAGGTAACTTGCCCATCAGGTCAGCAGGTGGTTCTCACAGTCCCTCCAAGCTGCACTTAGGTCTGCATTGAGACAGTAGAGCCACTTGTTTCTCAGCTAAAATTTCAAGCTATGGAAGGGTGTCACGCTCCACGACTGTGAAAATCCTCTCTGTAAAAATAGATGGCAAGATCTCAAGGGCCTCTTTGTAGTTGCATCTGAAACCATAACTGCACACATCTTATCTTTGGGAAGGGCAGAGCCACCCACAGAGGAGTGGCCACTGCTGTCACTGCCCCTAGGCAGTGCGTGATCTAACACAAGCTGCCAGAGCCCTCAGTCAGGCAGGCATGGGCTGCTGGTAGGGGGTAGGACAGCTgctctttcatagaatcatagaatcagtaggttggaaaagacctcttggatcattgagtacaaccattcctatcaaccactaaaccatgtccctgagcacctcatctacccatcttttaaatacctccagggatggtgtctcaaccacctccctgggcagtctctggcagtgcccagtgaccctttcggtgaaaatttttttttctgatgtccagcctgaacctcccctggcacagcttgaggccattcccccttgtcctgtcccctgtcacttgggagaagaggccagctccctcctctctacaacctcctttcaggtagttgtagagagcaataagaggtctcctctcagcctcctcttctcaaggctaaacaaccccagttgttcctcgtaagacttgttctccagccccttcaccagcttcgttgctcttctctggacatgctctagagcttcaacatccttcttgtagcgaggggcccagaactgaacacagtattccgggtgcagtctcaccagtgccgagtacaggggcagaataaccttcctggacctgctggctatgccatttctgatacaagccaagatgccattggccttcttagccaccttggcatgctgctggctcacgttcagtcggctgtccACCAagacccccaagtccttctcctctgggcagctttctagccactcgtctcctagtctgtagcactgcatagggttgttgggccccaagtgcaggacccagcatttggccttgttaaacctcatgccattggtctcagcccagcagtccagcctggTCAGATcgctttgaagagcctccctaccctccagcagatcgacacttccacccagcttagtgtcatccacaaacttacttagggtaCATTTGATCACcttatccaggtcattgataaagaccAGATAAAGATgggactggacccagcactgagccctgggggacaccacttctaaccggcctccagctggagttaactccatttaccacaactctttgggcctggccatccaaccagttttccacccaggagagtgtgcgcctgtccaggccagaggcagacagtttcctaagcagaatgctatgagaagctgtgtcaaaggctttactgaagtccaagaaggctacatccacagcttttccctcgTCCCGTAGgcaggtcactttgtcatagaaggcgatcaggttagtttggcaagacctgcctttcatgaacccatgttgactgtgCCTAgtcacccagttctcttgcgtgtgcttcatgatagcactcaagatcacctgttccatgactttccccagcactaaGGTCAGattgacaggcctgtagtttcctggatcctccctccaacgcttcttgtagatgggcacaacatcagccatgctccagtcaagtggaacaGTCAGGTCTCCTCTCTGTTTGTCCCAGTTATGTAGCACACTAGGCACTCCTGGCCAGCCAGCTGGGGGAGCAGGCTGTGCTGCTCATGCTGAAGGTTCAGAGAAACCTCCACTTGTTCTTTGCCATCCAGCTCAGGTCTAAAAGCATGTAGCTGTTTTAAGCAGAATggctgcaggtgagctgctgtgCTTCCAGAAAGAACCAGAACGCTTATATGGCAGCACAGTGTGTTGTGTGCTTTCCAGCTCATAACACAGCTAGCCGGGAGGTTGAACACTTCTCTAGCTAGATGCAGGAGTGAGGCACACTGATGTGAGAGCTCACAGCTGCTAGATTCAGTTCTTGGTACTTCCCCACTTGCAGATTAGGAGGGAAATGTACGCTGTGTAAAtccttttaaatacagaagcagGCATGTGTACCATCTGTAGAGGACGTCAGCGCAGGGGCTAGTCTTGCTTGTGCCAGGAGAGAAAGGCTTCTCGACAGGAGGTTTTGGCTCCTCTTCAATGTTTAGATCTTAGAAATCAGCATCATCCCACAAAGCAGGGATGTTCTGGCTGCTTCTTCTGCAACCCAGCATCTCTCCTTGCTCTTTTATCCATAGGCCGTGTGGTGAATATCACAAGCATGTTGGGACGGATGGCGAGTCCGTCTCGCTCCTGCTATTGCGTTTCCAAGTTTGGGGTGGCAGCCTTCTCTGACTGCCTCCGGCAGGAGATGTACCGCTGGGGTGTCAGAGTCATCCTTATTGAGCCCAGCAACTTCGTGGCAGCAACGGGCATCCTGACGGCAGATGGCATCGACAAGCAGGCTGAGGCACTGTGGAGTGGAGCCAGCGATGCTGTGCGGGAGGACTATGGGAGGGAGTATTTCACTCACCATGTGGCGATGATGAAGTCCTTTGTAAACAGTGGCCTGAAGGATATGTCTCTAGTCTTGAATGACATCACCGATGCACTCACTTCCACACACCCCAAGAACCGTTACAATCCCATGGAGACCTACTGGTGGTTGAGGCTGCAAGTCATGACTCACCTGCCCACTGCCATTGCAGACTGGCTTTACATCCCGGGAGCTGCCCTGTAAATGGCCATCCTTCGGGGATCCTTCCAGCGCTCAGACATACGcagaggttggaactggctTAGTCAGGGCTATCTGCGCCCGTTGCTGTTCCATCTCCCCTGTAGACGTGTGCTTTCACTTTGGGTTATGGCTTCAAGTCTTACGTTGTGGGATGCTGAGAACAGCATAgctttttgagttttgtttttggttttcctAATTCTTGTTCTTTGTATTCCTTGCTGTCCTGATTAAAGTTGAAAggtgttttccttttaactgtGCAGGACACAGGAAAGCTAACATAATGGGTCAAATATGTGGTCAGTGTAATTAGGTCAGCAGATTTCCACCAGTGATAAATTTGGCTTGTTAACGGgctcttgcttttccttacaAGGACAAGCTGCTAGTAGCAGAGCAAAGCTGTTGCTATGAGATGTCTCAAAGGGAGAAACTGAAATGGGagcaaaagcagttttccatTGGATTCAAAATGGGTCAGTCACAGCCATCAGTTGTTTTCGTGATACTGCTAGGAAACTCTACTGCGCTGTGACTGCCTGctctttcctggaaaacagcagcactgcctctgAGCAGCCTCATTACCCAGCCTGGGGCGGTCCGATCACCGCAAAGAAGGGCTCTTCCCTCCCACTGTGGCCTGGAGCTGGCAGAGCCAGTGACTGCAGACAGACTGGATGGGGAAAAGCACTTCTAAAAATGAGTGAGGTCTGAGCCATCCCTCAGTCAGTCCCTGTGGGTGCGGGGACTTGCAGCCTCTCTCCACCGGTTACTGATGAGCTTTGCAGGATAGGCTTGAATCTGATGTAGCAAACAAATTTGGCTTCTCTGGCTGCTACATCAGCTACCGGTGCCTGAACTGTTGCACAGCCACTGTCCAGCTGTGCTTCATCCACATCACTGCCCCATGTAAGGCTTCCTCTTGCTGGTGAGgaagctgcttttgcttttttgccttttggttTCATCCTCTCTGCACTTGGAACAGTGACGGGACGCTGTGCTGTTGGTGTGGCCTGGCTGTGAGCTCTGGAAGGGTGCTTGAAGTGACACGTTCcctttttttattagtattacACAATGAGATTTTCATGTCACACGTGATTGTTTCCTCAGAACTTCCTGATAACTGATATGAGCCACTTGTGCACAGTATTCCCAAGAATGTTGGTCATATGCAGAGATTTCAATTGTTTTTCCAAGTGCTGGGCTGGCCTGGCTTCAGCCCCGTCCCTCTGCCCCAGTGGTGACCACTAGTGGAGCAGCTGgtgggctgtgggtgctgctaGCCAGGTTAGGACGCTAGAGCCTTACTCTAGGGACCAGCTTTCCTTTCTACTGCTGaacttcattctgttttctcctATGGGAGATTAAGTGACTACAAGAAGAGCTTATTGTTTGCTCTTTCCTCATGTGTCTCTCCTAGCTCTGACTTGGAAACTGTGCCATAAACTTTCTGTGCCACTGGCGATAAATGTTTGGAATCTGCATTGCAGTCGTGGATGCTGTGATGCCTGAGGAGGAAAGCAGGCTCCCTTGGAGATGCTGTGATGGTAGCCTGTATTACAGGTAACAGCTACTGAAAATGCGGCCTGTGCAGATCTTTTCTATTCCAGATCATCAGCACGTGGAAATTGCCTGGGATCCTGGACTGTGAATGATCCCACTGAAGTGCAACTTAATCAGTATTGTAATCACTTCTGCCCTCCTGCACTGTGAAATGAGTGATGTTAAGTAGCACTGATTTGCACAGAGAGAAATATAAACTGAGATTTATAAAGCACATGTCTATGTCTCCAGTGCTCATTTCTACATTGTTTTTTCCACCCCCTTTGAATCTGAAGTTGGAATTTAATTGGACTCAGTAATTAAGGAGGTGGCAGGTAGTGGGACTGTGGAGGCTCAGTGAGAACTGCTTGGAGCAGAATAGGCAGCGTGATGTTTCATCTGCGGAAGGCAGCTAGGGAGACGCCTCTCTGCAAACACATACATCATCAGTGTTTGTCTTATATGATTTCCATCAAGTGACACCGTGGTGCTGTGCATTATTCATTGCCTCTGCACTCTGCATATAACTAATCCAAATGCTACAGCTGCCCCCTAATGAGGATTAGCTCTTCTCACAGACAGAATGGAGACTTGGAAGCCAAGAAGTATCTTGAGGGCACGCAAGGACCTCATGGCCAAGTCAGGGTTAGGATTTCACACTCTGTGAGCCCCAgtcccttcctctgcctctgagAAGAGCTCAGGTGAGCTGTCAGTGCCTGATCTGGTTTCTGCCTGGGTGGGAAGCTCTGGGTGGGTGTCTGGGGTGACAGGAGCAGATCCTGGTACAGAAAGAGCAAGTATCAAGTGTTTCTGTATGGTGCAGATGGTCACCTGAACTCTGAGCCAGCAGAGCAAAGCCATGATGACTGAGCAGGTCCTTTCCCATCTTAAGCTTCCAACAGCTGCTCTGTATCCAGTAAAACCTTGTTCTGAAATCCATTCCCTGGGGCAGCCAGACCCTTGTTTTGCAACTTACTATTGCATTAATGCGGACACTGAGGGTGGATTGTCATCTTGCTGGTGAGTAGCAGAGGGAAGAAATCTTAATTCCATTTGACAGTAACCTTCAAAGCTGGGGAATGGAGGAGATAGAAGGAAATTCAGTGAAATCCCTGGAAGCCCATGCTCGTTGCTGCTGTGGTACCTTATGAGGAGTTACAATGCTGGAGGTGcctgtgactttttttctcccagggtcagctgctgcagccatgACAGTGTCCTCcctttttctgcatgtttctcACGATGCTTTGGAAGACAGCAATGGTGCACCTTTTAGCCTTTGTAAGgtgtttctgttttccctttatGATCAGTGTGGGTCTTTACAACACCACAAGGAACTAAGAGGTTGTCGTCTGCATGTCATATTTGCTCTGGTTCAGCTTAACATAGGAAGGGGCCTCCTGGGGTCTCCCAAGTAAGTGCTGTGAGGGGATATTCCAGATAGCTTTGAGTTCTATTTTGACCAGAAACCAAGTCCCAAAACAGTGGCAAGTCCCAGTGTGTGTCCCAGACCTCTTGGGACCAGTGGTTCCTGGGTTAGCCCCAGTGTGAAACCGTCACTAACACCAAAGGGAAAGTTTAGAAGACAGAAGTTCTTTGAAGGTAAAGTGAATAAAGATCATCTCTAAAAGTCAAGAGAAATCAGCAGTCTCTTCCAAATGGcaagagctgcagaggaagTGGTTCATTTTGGGCAGAGGCAAGAAGCAGCAAGTTGCTATGGAGATCCCTCATAGATAGTGGGGTGCCAGAGCGTtagcaaagcagctgctctcCCCTGCCTCATGGGCCCAAGCTCATGGATACTCCTGTTTCTGACCAGATGATGCATATGATTGACTCATGGAGTATTGGCACTGACTGCTCCGTAACCTTTTGCTTTGACACCTAGGATGAAATCAAATAGGTAGTAGGGAAAAGTTCAGGatttgaaaagcactttttgCATGCCTGCTGTTGCATGAAGCCACAGCTGAGAAACTGTGCCACAGACAGAAGTGTTATTGGGCAAAAAAGGTCAGAGATTGCAGTGCTTTCATACACAGCAACAGCCCTGAAGACAGCATGGGAGGTTACCCCGGgcagctctcctctgccccaggTCAGGGCTTTACTTCTGCTACCCCAGTAGTGTTTACCCTGCTCCCGAAGGTCTCCACGTGGGGATTTAGTGTCTTGGGCAGGCTGTGTCCCCCTGAGCTCCTTGTCTTCCTTGGgaagaaatcaaaggaaaagtGTTAACCTGTCAAATGAAGATTAGGAAACTGTGCTAAAGACTTCTACAACAGGTCAGAAAGCCACAGGTCCAGCCTTGCACAGCGAGATGCTGTCCCAGCCACTCTGCTGGCAGTCAGGGCCACGTGGGAGAGCAGGACACCTTGGCTTGCCTACTGCTTCTGCAGGGAGCTCTGCTCATCGGCACTCAGCTCTGCAACAGTGCCACCCAGTGCACCCTGAACAGGAGCCTCGCTTAGCATTTTAGAAACTGGGACCTGGGAAGCGAAGGATGAGTTTATCTTTCTAGCTTGGAGACCCCCTGCTCCGAACATGGTGGTGCTGTGTAAACAGCAGTGGCAGCACCTGTCTTTCTGGCTGGGGTTTTGAAACAGGAGGTTTCAGCTTCTTGTGCAACCACACTGCTGAAAAATGTCttagaaacaaatcaaaaccgATACCAGCAGGTTTCTCAGCCAGCAGCCTGAGCCCTAGGGACTGGAGAGATGCTACAAATAGCAGGAGAATTTGTAAGAGAGCCAGCTCCACCTCCAGATCCTGGCGTGGAGCCAGACACAGTTAATTCATTCTTAGCAGTGCTGGCAGGGCCACGGGGATGCTACTCATACAGCCCTATCATCCTCTCCCCTGGCACTCTTCGAGGAAGGGAGCAGACCTGTGTCTTCACCGCAAAACAATGATGTGAGATAATAGTTTTGCCCTGACAGAAGCTTACCAGGAGGCACAAAGCTGCCATGCGCACCGGTCTCCTGCAGCATGCAGTGCCTTCTCTTACAGTGTCTGATACGAAACCAGCTCTTCAGAGCACTCAGCAGGATGTGGGGAGAGGTGTGCACTGACGTGCTGTGAGCACATCTGCTCCAGGCACACAGACAGCAGGACCGGATGGTGGTGGCAGTGGCTCGATGGTGGTAGCTCCAGACACAGTCCTTGACCAACCCAGAGGTCAGGTGTATTTGTCGTGCATGTGCTCCAATGAAAATGCAGTAATTCACTTTCCTCGGGGTAGTTTAATTTGGTTCCCTGTGGGTGGTTTGCCACACAGCACTTTCCATCACAGGGTGGAGGCAAAGATGGCTGGGATGGTAAGGGAGCTTTGGACAGGCAGAGTGATTTGTTCAGAGCAGGGCCAGGACCAGAAGTGCTGGATCTCAGTCCTAGGCAGGAGTCTTTCTGTTATTAAAACTGACCAGCTCTTACCTGGTTACTCCCCAAAATGCCTTCAGTACAGTCAAAGCAGagattctttcatttctgtgtttctgcttttattggTATCTTCACAAATAGTGAAGAAGATCTGCCAGAGTTTCAGGTGACCAGACCTGCTCTGACTGTGCTGGAACTAGCGAGCACTGAGAAACTTCACTACTCTTCACAACTTCATCTGCCAGGTCCTGCACAAGAAAGAGATTTCATACACGGACCCGAACACCTGATACAACATGTTTGGGGGATGGACAAACTTGTGCCATGCTGACTGGGAACTGGCAGGCACAGGGGAAGGCAAGAGTGAGGAATGGGTAAGCAGACCGGATGTCACCATGTGCTCTTCAAAGCAAACCCCTAAGTCTCACAGTATTTGGGCAAATTTCATGATGCAAGGTCTATGAATCTGAAAGATGGCAATGGCAGAGCAGTACCTCTGAGTCTTAGAAAACCTtactcttaaaaatacatatatttttcaaacaaagctGGAAATAGACATCAGTTCCTGGGGGTCAAAGCTGCCTGGTGGCAGAAGCTCCTTCATTAAGGATAATCTGATAATGATTTGCTTCACCAGAAAAGAGACCAGAAAAATGCCTCCCTGACTAAAACACAAACAGCTTCTGGGTTAAGGACAGAGGAAGCAATACCACAAGTCTGCAGGCAATGGGGTGGGCAGAGACTTGTCTGTTACTGCTCTGTTGCCAAAAAGGTGGTGTGCGGCAAACCACAAAAAGTGGTTTGAACAAAATGTATACACTGTTTGTAAATGCAGAGATGTTTGTCTCACTCTGT from the Cuculus canorus isolate bCucCan1 chromosome 9, bCucCan1.pri, whole genome shotgun sequence genome contains:
- the LOC104063450 gene encoding D-beta-hydroxybutyrate dehydrogenase, mitochondrial isoform X2, with the translated sequence MLALVLGAAVLLAGGGRCLALGLRRLLRRALPAEGKAVLITGCDKGFGHALAKQLHTKGFTVFAGCLLADKNGDGARELKNMKSDRMQVLQVDVCSDEEVAQAVDFVKRTLKEPEEGLWGLVNNAGVSTFGEVEFASLDNYKNVAEINLWGTVRVTKAFLPLIRRAKGRVVNITSMLGRMASPSRSCYCVSKFGVAAFSDCLRQEMYRWGVRVILIEPSNFVAATGILTADGIDKQAEALWSGASDAVREDYGREYFTHHVAMMKSFVNSGLKDMSLVLNDITDALTSTHPKNRYNPMETYWWLRLQVMTHLPTAIADWLYIPGAAL
- the LOC104063450 gene encoding D-beta-hydroxybutyrate dehydrogenase, mitochondrial isoform X1 codes for the protein MRAVRHKLPREAVSAPPWRCSRPGGWAVGGLVPREGVELDDLQGPFHPNHPVTPSVGQGRAPSAPPRPLGGFDPIRKLGHRPRRSLSAEGKAVLITGCDKGFGHALAKQLHTKGFTVFAGCLLADKNGDGARELKNMKSDRMQVLQVDVCSDEEVAQAVDFVKRTLKEPEEGLWGLVNNAGVSTFGEVEFASLDNYKNVAEINLWGTVRVTKAFLPLIRRAKGRVVNITSMLGRMASPSRSCYCVSKFGVAAFSDCLRQEMYRWGVRVILIEPSNFVAATGILTADGIDKQAEALWSGASDAVREDYGREYFTHHVAMMKSFVNSGLKDMSLVLNDITDALTSTHPKNRYNPMETYWWLRLQVMTHLPTAIADWLYIPGAAL